A window from Lepus europaeus isolate LE1 chromosome 20, mLepTim1.pri, whole genome shotgun sequence encodes these proteins:
- the IL12RB1 gene encoding interleukin-12 receptor subunit beta-1, producing MEPAGLGLVFLLALGPSAACRSGGCCYEELPYPDADTDSSGPRDLSCYRVPGAGYECTWRYAGPAGAQHYLRSCLRRCCYFAVGSSTRVQFSDQDGVRVLDAVSLWVETRVANCTERSARVTLRLHGWVRYDPPRGDPRLLRASGRLRMEWSAADPEPAELQFRRRTPGSPWEVGDCGPAAGRRLRPGLTALPPPESCECPLEAAAAQEVQVRRRRLRSGAPDGPWSSWSDPVCVPPEELPKPAIWPSVEPLGPDGRRRLSLQGEPPPLELPAGCRGPAPVSYVVRLRMLSCPCQPRAARTLRLDRRPLLSAAAYNLTLVAQHRLGTLPGQSWHIPADTRTGPQNVSVDAHGTTLRWAAGAPGTTYCIEWRPLPDSSAAGCRLWAESAGTAVHSWSPGAGDLGQEQCYRVTVLASVRPQKPTAWSTVLATHVFGGNASRAGTPARVSLRTLGGGAVTVHWAPSVLGGCPGVLERYVVRLREDGGREWELPQDPALTELTLRGLPAGAYTVQVRADTAWLRGAWTQPQRFRLAQPRPAPVPVLAALGGFLGVVVLGVLGLRGLSRASRLLCPPLPTPRASSAAQLPSALGQQTWLWSSPADFPEEVYPQQALVVEMARDESEGLELPGGDAEPTLDTRGRHEAGVAGPPACRTLPTATPAGF from the exons ATGGAGCCGGCGGGGCTCGGCCTCGTCTTCCTCCTGGCGCTGGGGCCCAGCG CCGCCTGCAGGAGCGGTGGGTGCTGCTACGAGGAGCTGCCATACCCCGACGCTGACACAG ACTCCTCGGGCCCCAGGGACCTGAGCTGCTACCGCGTCCCTGGCGCGGGTTACGAGTGCACCTGGCGCTAcgcggggccggcgggggcgcAGCACTACCTGCGGAGCTG CCTCCGGCGCTGCTGCTACTTCGCCGTGGGCTCGTCCACGCGCGTGCAGTTCTCGGACCAGGACGGGGTGCGCGTGCTCGACGCCGTCTCGCTCTGGGTGGAGACGCGGGTGGCCAACTGCACGGAGAGGTCGGCGCGCGTGACGCTGCGGCTTCACGGCTGGG tcagGTACGACCCCCCTCGGGGAGACCCCCGACTGCTGAGGGCCTCGGGGCGCCTGCGCATGGAGTGGTCGGCAGCCGACCCCGAGCCCGCGGAGCTGCAGTTCCGCCGCCGGACCCCGGGCAGCCCCTGGGAGGTG GGCGACTGCGGGCCCGCAGCAGGACGCCGACTTCG CCCGGGCCTGACCGCGCTGCCGCCCCCAGAGTCCTGCGAGTGCCCCCTGGAGGCGGCCGCGGCCCAGGAGGTGCAGGTGCGGCGCCGGCGTCTGCGGTCGGGGGCCCCGGACGGCCCCTGGAGCAGCTGGAGTGACCCCGTGTGCGTACCGCCAG AGGAGCTGCCCAAGCCCGCGATTTGGCCGAGCGTGGAGCCGCTGGGCCCGGACGGGAGGAGGCGGCTGAGCCTGCAGGGGGAG CCGCCCCCGCTAGAGCTCCCGGCCGGCTGCCGCGGGCCCGCCCCTGTCTCCTACGTGGTCCGGCTCCGCATGCTGTCCTGCCCGTGCCAGCCGAGAGCCGCCCGGACCCTGCGCCTGGACCGGAGGCCGCTGCTCTCGGCTGCCGCCTACAACCTCACGCTCGTggcccagcaccgcctgggcacgCTCCCCGGCCAGAGCTGGCACATCCCAGCGGACACGCGCACGG GCCCGCAGAATGTCAGCGTGGACGCCCATGGAACCACGCTGCGCTGGGCGGCCGGCGCCCCCGGCACCACCTACTGCATCGAGTGGCGGCCGCTCCCGGACTCCAGCGCGGCTGGCTGCAGGCTGTGGGCTGAGAGCGCGGGCACAG CGGTCCACAGCTGGAGCCCGGGAGCCGGGGATCTGGGGCAGGAGCAGTGCTACCGCGTGACCGTCCTGGCGTCCGTGCGGCCCCAGAAGCCCACCGCATGGTCCACGGTGCTGGCCACGCACGTCTTTGGGGGCAAcg ccTCCCGCGCGGGGACCCCGGCCCGCGTCTCCCTGCGGACCCTGGGCGGCGGCGCGGTCACTGTGCACTGGGCCCCATCGGTGCTGGGCGGCTGCCCCGGCGTCCTGGAGCGCTACGTGGTGCGCCTGCGCGAGGACGGCGGCCGCGAGTGGG agctgCCCCAGGACCCCGCCCTGACTGAGCTCACACTCCGCGGCCTGCCGGCCGGCGCCTACACAGTGCAGGTGCGGGCGGACACCGCCTGGCTGCGGGGTGCCTGGACACAGCCCCAGCGCTTCCGCCTCG CCCAGCCACGCCCTGCACCTGTCCCCGTCCTCGCCGCCCTGGGCGGCTTCCTGGGCGTCGTGGTCCTGGGTGTCCTCGGGCTCCGCGGCCTGAGCAG GGCCTCCCGTCTCCTGTGCCCCCCACTGCCCACGCCCCGCGCCAGCTCCGCCGCGCAGCTCCCCAGCGCCCTCGGGCAGCAG ACTTGGCTGTGGAGCAGCCCGGCGGACTTCCCAGAAGAGGTGTACCCACAGCAGGCCCTGGTGGTCGAGATGGCTCGGGACGAGAGCGAGGGGCTGGAGCTGCCCGGTGGAGACGCCGAGCCGACCCTGGACACGCGCGGCCGCCACGAGGCTGGGGTCGCGGGGCCGCCGGCCTGCAGGACACTGCCAACGGCAACCCCGGCCGGgttttga